One genomic segment of Bradyrhizobium prioriisuperbiae includes these proteins:
- a CDS encoding DUF4326 domain-containing protein, producing MTPITQQAVEAAAKQLVRFAPMYQKKNGEPGNSAMIVARGILTVALAVDDATSHGWLPIESAPKDGTHILAYRRPIGIRVTNMTNPPTVVHWFDDPDEPGFYTSVNEIAPEHPFRPTYWQPLPSPPLKPEASRGMAPVRIQRKRSKGWRKPADAAIVDRTTNWGNPYSERDRGGCDPKILVELYRDWITKSDDPHAARMRARLDELRGKRLVCWCALDQPCHADVLLELANAPREGTV from the coding sequence ATGACCCCCATCACACAGCAAGCCGTAGAGGCGGCGGCAAAGCAGTTGGTGCGTTTTGCTCCAATGTATCAGAAGAAAAACGGAGAGCCCGGCAATTCGGCAATGATCGTTGCGAGAGGCATACTCACCGTAGCGCTTGCTGTAGATGACGCGACATCACACGGGTGGTTGCCGATCGAGAGCGCGCCGAAGGATGGGACACACATCCTAGCCTATCGGCGTCCGATTGGCATTCGCGTGACGAACATGACGAACCCGCCAACGGTCGTTCATTGGTTCGATGATCCAGACGAGCCGGGATTCTACACCAGTGTGAATGAGATCGCGCCCGAGCACCCATTTCGGCCCACCTACTGGCAACCGCTCCCCTCCCCACCACTCAAGCCTGAGGCGAGTAGAGGGATGGCACCTGTCCGCATTCAACGCAAGCGCTCCAAAGGATGGCGCAAGCCCGCCGACGCCGCTATCGTCGATCGAACAACGAATTGGGGAAACCCATATTCAGAGCGCGACCGAGGCGGCTGTGACCCGAAGATACTGGTCGAGCTTTACCGCGACTGGATCACGAAAAGCGACGACCCACACGCCGCCAGAATGCGCGCCCGACTAGACGAATTGCGTGGCAAGCGGCTGGTCTGCTGGTGTGCTCTCGACCAACCTTGCCACGCCGACGTCTTGCTCGAACTGGCCAACGCCCCCAGGGAGGGCACGGTGTGA
- a CDS encoding site-specific integrase → MPRRSAGPRLWFDKKRGTWTIIDGRGRRRTGFRAEEIGAAQKALGDYIASQHVIKDSDCPFISDVLTAYADEHLAGKLSEQHVLYDIRNLTSWWGAKPVSDITAANCRAYVKHRKAKTCARRELAFLNAAVKHWHKEHGPLKVVPIATLPPAPAPRSHWMTRQQAAAFLWQARKAPYLARFFIIGWYTGSRRSVIAGLRWSMVDFKTGIMLRKMPGARQAANKKAPPMRMGKRLMAHLKRWKRLDGKKADYIVTFRGKPIRRPEKSWERARRDAKLPIYITPHILRHTRATNMMQQRKDPWESAKALGMSLDMLTKVYGHHHPDWQKDVSETR, encoded by the coding sequence ATGCCTCGTAGATCCGCCGGGCCGCGCCTCTGGTTTGATAAAAAGCGCGGGACATGGACGATCATCGACGGACGCGGGCGACGCCGCACAGGCTTCCGCGCTGAAGAGATTGGAGCAGCGCAAAAGGCTCTTGGGGATTACATCGCGTCGCAGCACGTAATCAAGGACAGTGATTGCCCATTCATTTCTGACGTTCTCACGGCCTACGCCGATGAGCATTTGGCTGGGAAGTTAAGCGAACAGCACGTCCTCTACGATATCAGGAACCTCACCTCATGGTGGGGCGCCAAGCCGGTATCGGACATTACGGCGGCAAACTGCCGGGCCTATGTGAAGCATCGGAAAGCAAAGACCTGCGCGAGACGCGAGTTGGCATTCTTGAACGCCGCAGTGAAGCACTGGCACAAGGAGCACGGCCCCCTGAAGGTCGTTCCGATTGCAACGCTGCCGCCAGCCCCGGCCCCGCGATCGCACTGGATGACCAGGCAGCAGGCCGCCGCGTTCCTATGGCAGGCACGCAAGGCGCCCTATCTGGCGCGGTTCTTTATAATCGGATGGTACACAGGGTCGCGGAGATCGGTCATAGCCGGCCTGCGCTGGTCTATGGTGGATTTCAAGACCGGCATCATGCTGCGGAAGATGCCCGGTGCTCGGCAGGCGGCCAATAAGAAGGCTCCACCGATGCGTATGGGCAAGCGCCTGATGGCGCACCTGAAGCGCTGGAAGCGACTGGACGGAAAGAAAGCCGACTACATCGTTACGTTCCGCGGCAAGCCCATACGGCGCCCGGAGAAGAGCTGGGAGCGGGCTCGCAGGGACGCGAAGCTACCGATCTACATCACCCCACACATTCTAAGGCACACCAGAGCGACGAACATGATGCAGCAGCGCAAGGATCCATGGGAGTCGGCAAAGGCCCTAGGTATGTCCCTGGACATGCTGACGAAGGTCTACGGACATCATCACCCGGACTGGCAAAAAGATGTGTCCGAAACACGTTGA
- a CDS encoding peptidoglycan-binding domain-containing protein, with protein sequence MPKAIVIDDDEPPRRRGRSKPAEVVDVDVERNLVMRVLLHSPKDTLAGGVALAAVIAIVGNAMFMQAGRHPAPMFNMPFPAVAPASMPKPTPLSALPASPPSASASSSSSPSPMVAPSQPPSSLASPLPRPRPVEAEARPMELKAAAEPATRAVPAHGASGVMRPPASIPASTRNDPVGDLIVSTRRIASVQRALTDFGYGQLKPTGVAGTDTQAAIQKFERERKLPVTGQISDRVVRELGVVTGRAID encoded by the coding sequence GTGCCTAAAGCTATTGTAATCGACGATGATGAGCCGCCCCGCCGCCGTGGCCGGTCCAAGCCGGCCGAGGTGGTCGATGTCGACGTCGAGCGCAATCTGGTGATGCGTGTCCTGCTGCACAGTCCGAAGGACACGCTGGCCGGCGGCGTTGCGCTGGCCGCGGTGATTGCGATTGTCGGCAATGCCATGTTCATGCAGGCCGGCCGGCATCCGGCACCGATGTTCAACATGCCGTTTCCGGCGGTTGCGCCGGCATCGATGCCGAAGCCCACGCCGCTGAGCGCGCTGCCCGCTTCGCCGCCCAGTGCATCGGCAAGTTCCTCGTCAAGTCCGTCGCCGATGGTCGCGCCCAGTCAGCCGCCGAGTTCGCTCGCAAGTCCGTTGCCCCGGCCGCGTCCTGTCGAGGCGGAAGCGCGGCCTATGGAGCTCAAGGCCGCGGCGGAACCCGCGACCAGGGCCGTGCCGGCGCATGGCGCGTCCGGTGTGATGCGTCCGCCGGCTTCGATCCCGGCTTCCACGCGCAATGATCCGGTCGGTGACCTGATCGTGTCCACGCGCCGGATCGCATCCGTGCAGCGGGCGCTGACCGATTTCGGTTACGGCCAGTTGAAGCCGACCGGCGTTGCCGGAACCGACACGCAGGCGGCGATCCAGAAGTTCGAGCGCGAGCGCAAACTTCCGGTCACCGGCCAGATCTCGGATCGGGTGGTGCGCGAACTCGGCGTCGTCACCGGCCGGGCGATCGACTAA
- a CDS encoding PAS domain-containing sensor histidine kinase: MTSTPKRETNVIVLSRVREHLDALLHPSARYNAMTSARHRAFIAPRLLGSLAALASLPIYLAFRGAPAGIEVAVYAWLIAPILVAYYLSRTGRYESAHMLSSAALATMVMAVSIHTGGIASFAAIWLVAVPLEAGLSASRRAVGFAVMLALGCAAALVLMDVLHVLPPSKVQPQNSMAFEAIGIASATLFAAVLAFGAESLARTSSKLLMVEEERFRLLALNMSDVISRHRRNGAVQFISPAAETLLGVPLARLAGHGLFDRVHVADRPAYLTALSEAARGGEAASVEFRIRRDAPRTGEQSGADFVWIWVEMRCRPLERSRADASDQEAEVVAVMRDVTERKLQEQALQAARIEAERADAAKSRFLATMSHELRTPLNAIIGFSEMIVRENDLMITAERRKEYAGLINESGQHLLSVVNGILDISKMEAGNFEILLHPFMPREAILSCCNLMALKARENGLDLRTRVPDDLPEITGDVRAFKQIMLNLVSNAIKFTERGGSVTVSSRVEGARLILSVADTGVGIGSDDLKRIGDPFFQAGTTYQRRHEGTGLGLSIVKSLVALHGGEMKVASRIDEGTTVTVLLPLIATPTPHKSSNVTALTPAPRTDHQDIQVKKRA; encoded by the coding sequence ATGACGAGCACGCCAAAGCGCGAGACTAACGTGATTGTTCTGAGCAGAGTTCGCGAACACCTGGATGCCTTGCTGCACCCGTCTGCGCGTTATAACGCAATGACGAGCGCGCGGCATCGTGCGTTTATCGCGCCGCGTCTGCTGGGCAGCCTCGCGGCGCTGGCGTCGCTGCCGATCTATCTGGCGTTTCGCGGCGCGCCTGCCGGAATCGAAGTCGCTGTTTATGCCTGGCTGATCGCGCCGATTCTCGTCGCCTATTACCTTTCGCGCACCGGGCGCTATGAGAGCGCGCATATGCTGTCGTCGGCGGCGCTCGCGACCATGGTCATGGCGGTGTCGATTCACACCGGCGGCATCGCATCTTTCGCGGCGATCTGGCTGGTGGCGGTTCCACTCGAAGCTGGCCTGTCGGCGTCACGCCGCGCGGTTGGGTTTGCGGTGATGCTTGCGCTGGGCTGTGCGGCCGCATTGGTGTTGATGGACGTGCTTCATGTTCTGCCGCCCTCGAAGGTTCAACCGCAGAACAGCATGGCGTTTGAAGCCATCGGCATCGCGTCGGCGACGTTGTTCGCCGCGGTGTTGGCCTTTGGCGCGGAATCACTGGCGCGGACCAGCAGCAAGCTGTTGATGGTCGAAGAAGAGCGCTTCCGGCTGCTTGCACTCAATATGAGCGACGTCATCTCCCGGCATCGGCGCAACGGCGCGGTGCAGTTCATTTCCCCGGCCGCTGAAACGTTGCTGGGCGTGCCGTTGGCGCGATTGGCCGGCCACGGCTTGTTCGATCGTGTCCATGTCGCCGATCGTCCGGCCTATCTGACCGCACTGTCGGAAGCGGCCCGCGGCGGCGAAGCCGCCAGTGTCGAGTTTCGAATCCGCCGCGATGCGCCACGAACCGGCGAACAAAGCGGGGCTGATTTTGTCTGGATCTGGGTTGAAATGCGCTGTCGTCCGCTGGAGCGCTCACGGGCGGACGCGTCCGACCAGGAGGCCGAGGTCGTCGCCGTGATGCGGGACGTCACCGAGCGGAAGCTTCAGGAGCAGGCGCTGCAGGCGGCGCGTATCGAGGCGGAGCGGGCGGATGCCGCCAAGAGCCGTTTCCTCGCCACCATGAGCCACGAGTTGCGGACTCCGCTCAATGCGATCATCGGCTTTTCGGAGATGATCGTCCGCGAAAATGACCTGATGATCACGGCGGAGCGACGCAAGGAATATGCCGGCCTGATCAATGAATCCGGTCAGCATCTGCTTTCGGTGGTCAATGGCATCCTCGACATCTCGAAGATGGAGGCCGGCAACTTCGAAATCCTGCTGCACCCGTTCATGCCGCGCGAAGCCATCCTGAGCTGCTGCAATCTGATGGCGCTGAAAGCGCGGGAGAATGGCCTCGATCTGCGGACCAGGGTGCCGGACGACCTGCCGGAGATCACCGGCGATGTGCGTGCATTCAAGCAGATCATGCTGAACCTGGTGTCGAATGCCATCAAGTTCACAGAGCGTGGCGGTTCGGTGACGGTATCGTCGCGGGTCGAAGGGGCGCGCCTGATACTGTCGGTGGCCGATACCGGCGTCGGTATCGGCAGTGATGATCTCAAGCGCATCGGCGATCCGTTCTTCCAGGCCGGCACGACCTATCAGCGTCGCCATGAGGGCACCGGTCTCGGATTATCGATTGTCAAAAGCCTCGTGGCATTGCACGGTGGCGAGATGAAAGTGGCGAGCCGGATCGACGAGGGCACGACGGTCACCGTTCTGCTGCCGCTGATCGCAACGCCGACTCCGCACAAATCATCCAATGTGACGGCGCTGACACCGGCGCCTCGCACCGACCATCAAGATATCCAGGTGAAGAAGCGTGCCTAA
- a CDS encoding DUF5330 domain-containing protein, with translation MFFLLRMAFWLGLVLVLLPTDKSQDMDKAATPQVGAADAISAATAAVSDMTQFCTRQPGACAVGGQAATVIGHRAQAGAKKLYNMITDKRPPDHTGSVGSVESLRAASGDTLTAEDLQVEWRAPNTSSQRRG, from the coding sequence ATGTTTTTTCTGCTTCGCATGGCATTCTGGCTCGGGCTTGTGCTCGTGCTGCTGCCGACAGACAAGTCGCAGGACATGGACAAGGCTGCGACTCCGCAGGTTGGGGCCGCGGATGCGATCTCTGCGGCGACCGCCGCGGTATCCGACATGACTCAATTTTGCACCCGGCAGCCCGGCGCCTGTGCGGTCGGCGGCCAGGCAGCCACCGTGATCGGACATCGGGCACAGGCGGGCGCCAAAAAGCTCTACAACATGATCACCGACAAGCGGCCACCCGATCACACCGGATCGGTCGGGTCGGTCGAGAGCCTTCGCGCCGCGAGCGGTGATACGCTGACGGCCGAGGACCTGCAGGTGGAGTGGCGCGCGCCCAACACCTCGTCCCAGCGGCGAGGCTGA
- a CDS encoding SufE family protein, whose amino-acid sequence MTIDEIKDNFALLDEWDDRYRYVIELGRMLAPMSEADHSAENKVQGCASQVWLARTLTHDGGGAQILHYVGDSDAHIVRGLIAILLALYSDKPPQTILETDAVALFEELGLGEHLTPQRSNGFRAMVDRIRRDARETLAAA is encoded by the coding sequence ATGACGATCGACGAGATCAAGGACAATTTTGCACTGCTGGATGAGTGGGATGACCGCTACCGGTACGTGATCGAGCTCGGGCGCATGCTGGCACCCATGAGCGAGGCCGACCACTCCGCCGAGAACAAAGTGCAGGGCTGCGCCAGCCAAGTCTGGCTGGCACGAACTCTGACGCACGACGGCGGAGGTGCCCAGATCCTGCACTATGTCGGCGACAGCGATGCCCATATCGTGCGCGGACTGATCGCCATTCTGCTGGCGCTGTACTCCGACAAACCGCCGCAGACAATTCTCGAGACCGACGCGGTGGCCCTGTTCGAGGAGCTCGGGCTCGGCGAACACCTGACGCCGCAACGCTCGAACGGCTTTCGCGCCATGGTCGACCGCATCCGCCGTGATGCGCGCGAGACCCTCGCCGCCGCGTAG
- a CDS encoding MucR family transcriptional regulator, with protein sequence MSDAAGKNLIELTATIVSAFVGNNVTQASELPGLISQVHGALVRVASGQGEAVAEPAKPAVSVKKSMTSDYLVCLEDGKKFKSLKRHLRTQYNMTPEQYREKWGLPPDYPMVAPNYAVARSQLAKKMGLGQQRRRRR encoded by the coding sequence ATGAGCGACGCCGCGGGAAAAAACCTCATCGAGCTGACGGCCACGATCGTGTCGGCCTTTGTCGGCAACAATGTCACGCAGGCGTCGGAGCTGCCCGGCCTGATCAGCCAGGTGCATGGCGCGCTGGTACGGGTGGCGTCCGGGCAGGGCGAAGCGGTGGCCGAGCCGGCCAAACCCGCCGTTTCCGTCAAGAAATCGATGACGTCGGACTATCTGGTGTGCCTCGAGGACGGCAAGAAATTCAAGTCGCTGAAGCGGCACCTGCGGACACAGTACAATATGACCCCGGAGCAGTACCGGGAAAAATGGGGGCTGCCGCCGGATTATCCGATGGTCGCACCGAACTATGCGGTGGCCCGCTCGCAACTGGCAAAGAAGATGGGCCTCGGCCAGCAGCGACGGCGGCGGCGATAG
- a CDS encoding DUF308 domain-containing protein: protein MAWGAAAGWRQGGEWRMIGLLVAGLVVFVVGLLAIGFGFPVKEFSFGNTLIVTGVLGACTGLVLFALALVVRELKAISQALAAAPARPQEDPDPFAAQSPTLAGASGVTSPAPSPPPWQNEAGGRDRTRLPEPALEPEAAAASSVPEPEPAKKRRNLLFRSSKRDRAQEPADAAQPDDMVPASEAPAPEPQVSFEDAWPAAERTRSDPLRRTPRASDPAATEDVRPAPPPLRRPAEAPPVTVLKSGVVDGMAYSLYSDGSIEAQMPEGMIRFASIDELRQHLDQRGA, encoded by the coding sequence GTGGCATGGGGCGCTGCTGCAGGATGGCGGCAGGGCGGGGAGTGGCGGATGATTGGGCTCTTGGTTGCCGGATTGGTCGTCTTTGTCGTCGGGCTGCTGGCGATCGGATTCGGCTTTCCGGTCAAGGAATTCAGCTTCGGCAACACCCTGATCGTTACCGGCGTGCTGGGGGCTTGCACCGGGTTGGTGCTGTTTGCACTCGCGCTGGTTGTGCGGGAACTCAAAGCCATCTCGCAGGCACTGGCGGCTGCACCGGCCCGTCCTCAGGAAGACCCGGATCCGTTTGCCGCCCAAAGCCCCACACTTGCTGGGGCGTCAGGCGTGACGTCTCCAGCGCCAAGCCCGCCGCCATGGCAAAACGAGGCGGGCGGGCGAGACCGTACACGCCTCCCGGAGCCAGCGCTTGAACCGGAAGCCGCCGCCGCCTCATCTGTTCCAGAACCGGAACCGGCCAAAAAACGCAGAAATCTGCTGTTCAGGTCGTCCAAACGAGATCGGGCTCAGGAGCCGGCCGATGCCGCCCAGCCGGATGACATGGTTCCGGCCAGCGAGGCGCCGGCGCCGGAACCGCAGGTGTCATTCGAGGATGCCTGGCCGGCCGCCGAGCGGACACGCTCCGACCCGTTGCGCCGCACGCCGCGAGCTTCGGATCCAGCAGCGACCGAGGACGTGAGGCCTGCTCCGCCGCCGCTCCGCCGGCCCGCCGAAGCGCCACCGGTCACGGTCCTGAAGTCCGGCGTGGTCGACGGGATGGCCTATTCGCTCTATTCCGACGGCTCGATCGAGGCGCAGATGCCGGAAGGCATGATCCGCTTTGCCTCCATCGACGAGCTCCGCCAGCATCTCGACCAGCGCGGTGCGTAG
- a CDS encoding glycosyltransferase family 39 protein, with translation MSSITTSVVETPQRRSIEQICDDLAWVALGIVIIVAGLTFEDYGLGWDDYTHAEYADLLLKMYGSGFRDTGALSFANLFMYGGGFDMAAALLHKIVPFELFETRRLLGAIVGVIGLAVTWRVGRRVGGPIAGLATLLLLALCPTFYGHMFMNPKDAPFAVAMMVLMLGLVRLAQDYPKPSAHTVLIIGIGAGLSIGSRILGGLALVYALVGFIPLLLADVRAQGLREAVHRFAHVCYVLLPGLLLGYLIMGLIWPWSIMEPANPFHALTYFSHFFEKPWKEMFDGALVSVPDMPWSYLPTLFALQLPEILIGLGVAGIAGTFMSLSRPNVAPNRKTILLMLTLAATLPLVIAMVKRPALYNGIRHFIFVIPPMTVLAGAAFGWLYNWLKDHGRGAQSAAVAVFIFGLLLPLNEMIRLHPYQYTHFNHIAGTVRAADARYMLDYWGLAFKQASDELQELLDERDEEPTKGGKWKVAVCGPQRPAQVALGQDFSIGWDSKGADFAMTLGEFYCKGLTAPVLVEIKRDDVVFARVYDIRGRNISDLLAIPAP, from the coding sequence ATGTCATCGATAACGACTTCAGTCGTTGAGACGCCACAGCGGCGCTCAATCGAGCAGATTTGTGACGATCTTGCATGGGTCGCGCTCGGCATCGTCATCATTGTCGCCGGGCTGACGTTCGAGGATTACGGTCTCGGCTGGGACGATTACACCCACGCCGAATACGCCGATCTGTTGCTGAAGATGTACGGGTCCGGGTTCAGGGACACCGGCGCGCTGTCGTTCGCCAATCTCTTCATGTACGGCGGCGGCTTCGACATGGCGGCGGCGCTGCTGCACAAGATCGTGCCGTTCGAACTGTTCGAGACCCGCCGCTTGCTCGGCGCGATCGTCGGAGTCATCGGTCTTGCCGTAACCTGGCGGGTGGGACGACGGGTCGGCGGCCCGATCGCCGGCCTTGCGACCTTGCTGCTGCTGGCGCTATGTCCGACGTTCTACGGCCATATGTTCATGAACCCGAAGGATGCGCCCTTCGCGGTGGCAATGATGGTGCTGATGCTGGGACTGGTGCGGCTGGCGCAGGATTATCCCAAGCCTTCCGCCCACACCGTGCTGATCATCGGCATCGGCGCTGGCCTGTCGATCGGATCGCGCATCCTCGGCGGCCTGGCGCTGGTTTATGCGCTGGTCGGATTCATTCCATTGCTGCTGGCCGATGTCCGCGCGCAAGGCTTGCGCGAGGCCGTGCATCGCTTCGCCCATGTCTGCTACGTGCTGCTGCCCGGCCTGCTGCTGGGCTACCTGATCATGGGGCTGATCTGGCCCTGGTCGATCATGGAGCCGGCCAATCCGTTTCATGCCCTGACCTACTTCTCGCATTTCTTCGAGAAGCCCTGGAAGGAAATGTTCGACGGCGCATTGGTGTCGGTTCCGGACATGCCATGGTCCTATCTGCCGACCCTGTTCGCCCTGCAATTGCCGGAAATCCTGATCGGCCTCGGCGTGGCGGGCATCGCCGGCACCTTCATGTCGCTGTCACGGCCGAATGTTGCGCCGAATCGCAAGACCATTCTCCTGATGCTGACGCTCGCCGCCACGCTGCCGCTCGTCATTGCCATGGTCAAACGTCCGGCGCTGTACAACGGCATCCGGCACTTCATCTTCGTCATTCCGCCGATGACGGTGCTGGCCGGCGCAGCATTCGGCTGGCTGTACAACTGGCTCAAGGATCATGGCCGCGGCGCGCAGAGCGCGGCGGTCGCGGTTTTCATATTCGGACTGTTGCTGCCGCTGAACGAGATGATCCGGCTGCATCCGTATCAATACACCCACTTCAACCATATCGCAGGAACGGTGCGCGCCGCGGATGCGCGCTACATGCTTGATTACTGGGGGCTGGCCTTCAAGCAGGCCTCGGACGAGCTGCAGGAACTGCTGGACGAACGCGACGAAGAACCCACCAAGGGCGGCAAGTGGAAGGTTGCGGTGTGCGGACCGCAGCGACCGGCGCAGGTCGCACTCGGCCAGGATTTCAGCATCGGCTGGGACAGCAAGGGCGCCGACTTCGCCATGACGCTGGGCGAGTTCTACTGCAAGGGCCTCACCGCGCCGGTGCTGGTGGAGATCAAGCGCGACGACGTGGTGTTCGCGCGTGTCTACGACATTCGCGGCCGCAATATCTCCGACCTGCTGGCAATCCCTGCGCCCTGA
- a CDS encoding class II aldolase/adducin family protein → MSPAEARLKEVRSDMTEAEWTQRVNLAAAYRLVAFYGWDDLVDTHISARVPGPEHHFLINPYGLMFDEITASSLVKVDLDGNLLTESQYSINPAGFTIHSAIHEVREDAGCVLHLHTPDGVAVASCLEGLQPLNQTAQLVTGDLAYHDYEGIALDHDERPRIQKDLGDKNHLLLRNHGTLTVGRSVASAFERMFHLERACTMQVRTRMLGPTAYPVEKFVIEKNENLVADRDRAERRANLLVWPPLLRKLDRLDPSYKT, encoded by the coding sequence ATGTCACCGGCGGAAGCACGCCTGAAGGAAGTTCGCTCCGACATGACCGAGGCGGAATGGACGCAGCGCGTCAATCTCGCCGCTGCCTATCGCCTGGTGGCGTTCTATGGCTGGGACGATCTTGTCGACACCCACATCTCCGCCCGCGTGCCGGGGCCGGAACACCACTTCCTGATCAATCCGTACGGATTGATGTTCGATGAAATCACCGCATCCAGCCTGGTCAAGGTCGACCTCGACGGCAACCTGCTGACCGAGAGCCAGTACAGCATCAATCCGGCGGGATTCACCATCCACTCGGCGATCCATGAAGTCCGCGAGGATGCTGGCTGCGTGCTGCATCTCCACACCCCCGACGGCGTTGCGGTCGCGAGTTGCCTCGAAGGCCTGCAGCCTCTGAACCAGACCGCCCAGCTCGTCACCGGCGATCTCGCTTATCACGACTATGAAGGAATCGCGCTCGACCACGACGAGCGCCCGCGCATCCAGAAGGACCTCGGCGACAAGAACCATCTGTTGCTGCGCAATCACGGCACCCTGACAGTGGGACGCTCGGTCGCGTCCGCGTTCGAGCGCATGTTCCACCTGGAGCGGGCCTGCACCATGCAGGTGCGCACCCGGATGCTGGGCCCGACCGCCTACCCAGTAGAGAAATTCGTGATCGAAAAGAACGAAAATCTGGTCGCGGACCGCGACCGCGCCGAGCGCCGGGCCAACCTGCTGGTGTGGCCACCACTGCTGCGCAAGCTGGATCGTCTCGATCCCAGCTACAAAACCTGA
- a CDS encoding M20/M25/M40 family metallo-hydrolase translates to MPDTGQLSAVLERIDADFDNSLERLFALLRIKSISADPAFAGDCKTAAEHLARDIASLGFTAEVRPTAGHPAIVAKSNGHGDDTPHVLFYGHYDVQPVDPLDLWHRPPFEPVVTDHADGRKIIVARGAEDDKGQLMTFVEACRAWKSVTGSLPLNVTILLEGEEEIGSKNFGPFLETHKADLAADFVLVCDTGMWDRDTPAITTSLRGLVYDEVRIKAANRDLHSGVYGGTARNPIRVLTRILGGLHDDNGHITIPGFYNGVKDLPADIRAQWAALDFTPETFLKPIGLSIPAGENDRLMIEQAISRPTCDINGIFGGYTGEGSKTVIPAEASAKVSFRLVEGQDPATIRAAFRAFVTELLPADCTAEFIDHAGAPAIALDWTMKPLAAAKVALTEEWGKDAVLIGSGASIPIVADFKKTLGLDSLLIGFGLDDDNIHSPNEKYDLRSFHKGIRSWARILAAFAAAPRA, encoded by the coding sequence ATGCCTGATACCGGTCAACTGTCTGCTGTCCTCGAACGTATCGATGCCGATTTCGACAACAGCCTGGAGCGGCTGTTCGCCCTGCTGCGGATCAAGTCGATCTCCGCCGATCCGGCCTTCGCCGGCGATTGCAAGACGGCGGCGGAACATCTGGCGCGGGATATCGCTTCGCTCGGCTTCACCGCCGAGGTGCGGCCGACCGCGGGCCATCCCGCCATCGTGGCCAAGAGCAACGGGCACGGCGATGATACCCCGCATGTGCTGTTCTATGGCCACTATGACGTGCAGCCGGTCGATCCGCTCGATCTGTGGCACCGGCCGCCGTTCGAGCCGGTGGTCACCGATCATGCCGACGGCCGCAAGATCATCGTTGCGCGCGGCGCCGAGGACGACAAGGGCCAACTGATGACGTTCGTCGAGGCCTGCCGTGCCTGGAAGTCCGTCACCGGCTCGCTGCCGCTGAATGTCACCATTCTGCTCGAGGGTGAGGAAGAGATCGGGTCGAAGAATTTCGGCCCGTTCCTGGAGACGCACAAGGCCGACCTCGCTGCTGACTTCGTGCTGGTGTGCGATACCGGGATGTGGGATCGCGACACGCCGGCGATCACGACGTCGCTGCGCGGCCTCGTCTATGACGAGGTGCGCATCAAGGCCGCCAATCGCGACCTGCATTCCGGCGTGTACGGTGGCACCGCGCGAAATCCGATCCGCGTGCTGACCCGGATTCTCGGCGGTCTGCACGACGACAACGGCCACATCACCATCCCCGGCTTCTATAATGGCGTGAAGGATCTGCCGGCCGACATCCGCGCGCAATGGGCGGCGCTCGATTTCACGCCGGAGACGTTCCTCAAGCCGATCGGCTTGTCGATACCGGCCGGCGAGAACGATCGGCTGATGATCGAGCAGGCGATCTCGCGCCCGACCTGCGACATCAACGGCATCTTCGGTGGTTATACCGGCGAGGGCTCCAAGACCGTGATTCCGGCGGAGGCCTCCGCGAAAGTGTCGTTCCGGCTGGTCGAAGGGCAGGATCCCGCGACGATCCGCGCCGCATTCCGCGCTTTTGTCACGGAGCTGCTGCCGGCCGACTGCACGGCGGAATTCATCGACCATGCCGGCGCGCCGGCGATTGCACTGGACTGGACCATGAAGCCGCTTGCGGCGGCCAAGGTTGCGCTGACCGAAGAGTGGGGCAAGGACGCGGTGCTGATCGGCTCTGGCGCCTCGATTCCGATCGTCGCGGATTTCAAAAAGACGCTCGGTCTCGATTCGCTGTTGATCGGCTTCGGGCTCGACGACGACAACATCCACTCGCCGAACGAGAAGTACGACCTGCGCAGCTTCCACAAGGGCATTCGCTCATGGGCGCGCATTCTCGCGGCATTCGCAGCCGCACCGCGTGCCTGA